Proteins from a genomic interval of Zingiber officinale cultivar Zhangliang chromosome 1B, Zo_v1.1, whole genome shotgun sequence:
- the LOC121974656 gene encoding GDSL esterase/lipase At1g74460-like, with protein MEGRKFNLSNFAIVLVLVFGVANRQCSCAVVQFIFGDSLSDVGNNEYLTKSLARAALPWYGIDLGSGMPNGRFTNGRTVADIIGDKLGLPRPPAFLDPSLDEDTILTSGVNYASGGGGILNETSSHFIQRFSLYKQIELFQGTQELIRRKIGTEAADHFFNRSRYVVALGSNDFINNYFIPLYADSRNYNDNTFIDYLMTTLEAQLKLLHSLGARQLTFFGLGPMGCIPLQRFMTSTGSCQESTNKLAQNFNKASANLLDDLSNSLPNATFKFGDAYDAFQSLIDRPYLYGFNNSHAPCCTLGRIRPTLTCTPLSTLCRDRSEYVFWDEYHPTDQANEIIANEIIKKLDMKPINDTTTSP; from the exons ATGGAGGGAAGGAAATTCAACTTGTCCAATTTCGCCATTGTTTTGGTGCTTGTTTTCGGAGTCGCAAATCGACAATGCTCCTGCGCGGTCGTGCAGTTCATCTTCGGAGACTCCTTGTCAGATGTGGGCAACAATGAGTACCTCACCAAGAGCTTGGCCCGGGCAGCCTTGCCATGGTATGGAATCGACTTGGGAAGTGGAATGCCAAACGGACGGTTCACCAATGGAAGAACGGTCGCCGATATCATCG GTGATAAGCTGGGACTTCCTCGACCTCCGGCCTTCCTCGACCCATCGTTGGATGAGGACACGATACTGACCAGCGGCGTGAATTATGCATCAGGAGGTGGTGGAATCTTGAATGAGACATCATCACATTTT ATACAAAGGTTTTCGCTCTACAAGCAGATCGAGCTATTTCAAGGGACTCAGGAGTTGATAAGGCGAAAGATCGGTACCGAGGCGGCCGATCATTTCTTCAACCGATCGCGCTATGTGGTGGCGCTGGGAAGCAACGACTTCATCAACAACTACTTCATTCCGCTCTACGCAGACTCGCGGAATTACAACGACAACACCTTCATCGACTATCTCATGACTACACTTGAGGCTCAACTCAAG CTTTTGCATTCGTTGGGTGCTCGACAACTGACCTTCTTTGGGCTCGGGCCGATGGGTTGCATCCCTTTACAACGGTTCATGACATCCACCGGAAGTTGTCAAGAGTCGACCAATAAGCTCGCACAAAATTTCAACAAAGCGTCTGCCAATCTCTTGGACGATTTGTCCAACAGTCTCCCTAATGCCACCTTTAAGTTTGGGGACGCCTACGATGCCTTCCAGAGCCTGATCGATCGACCCTACTTATACG GGTTTAACAACTCGCACGCACCGTGTTGTACGCTGGGCCGGATCCGACCGACATTGACTTGCACGCCCTTGTCGACCCTGTGCAGAGATCGAAGCGAGTACGTGTTCTGGGACGAGTACCATCCGACTGATCAAGCCAACGAGATTATCGCCAACGAGATCATCAAGAAACTGGATATGAAGCCCATTAACGACACCACCACCAGTCCTTAA